Part of the Paracoccus sp. MC1862 genome, CGAGCCGAAGATCTCTGACAAAAGCGACTGATCTTATTTAACTTGCGCCGGATGGAACCGGACCTGATAATCCCCCCATGTTCCGTAGCCTTCTGCCTCGCCTGTTGGGAGAAACCCCGCCCGACGCCACTCTTTCGCATGATGATGCGGAGGTCGCGATCGCAGCGCTTCTGGTGCGCATCGCCCGCGCCGACAATCATTACGGCAAGGATGAGCGCAGGCATATCGATGCCCTGCTGGCACGCCGCCGCGGGTTGTCCGAGGCCGATGCCGCCGACCGCCGCGCCGCGGCCGAGATGGTCGAGGCCGAGGCGCCCGACACCGTCCGCTTCACCCGCGCCATCAAGGACCGCATCCCGCTGGACGAGCGGGCCGAGGTCATCGGCGACATGTGGGAAATCGCGCTCTCCGACGGGAAGCGTTCGGCCGACGAGGACGCGGCGATCAGGCTTGCCGCAAGCCTTCTGGGCGTGACGGATGTCGAAAGCGCAAGGATGCGGCAGAAAGTGACGCAGTCTGCCCGCTGAGGCCAGCCCGCCCTTGACGACATCGTTGCAATCCGTTGCCGATTTGCGCCAGATGCACGGATCATGACTGCCGATCTCTCCGCCCCACAGCCCGGCCCGCCGGGACATGCTGCCCTGGCGGCGGCTGCCCCGGTCATCCAGATCCGCGGGCTGCACAAGTCCTATGGCTCGCTGCAGGTGCTGAAGGGCGTGGACATGACCGCGCCGCGCGGCCATGTGGTGACGCTGATCGGCTCCTCCGGGTCCGGGAAATCCACGCTGCTGCGCTGCTGCAACCTGCTGGAAATCAGCCAGGCGGGCGAGGTGGTGATCGAGGGCGAGCCGGTCCGCTGGACCGGCGCCGGCCCCGACCGCCAGCCCGCCGACCGGGCGCA contains:
- a CDS encoding TerB family tellurite resistance protein gives rise to the protein MFRSLLPRLLGETPPDATLSHDDAEVAIAALLVRIARADNHYGKDERRHIDALLARRRGLSEADAADRRAAAEMVEAEAPDTVRFTRAIKDRIPLDERAEVIGDMWEIALSDGKRSADEDAAIRLAASLLGVTDVESARMRQKVTQSAR